The proteins below come from a single Mus musculus strain C57BL/6J chromosome 5, GRCm38.p6 C57BL/6J genomic window:
- the Brat1 gene encoding BRCA1-associated ATM activator 1 isoform X7: MSHHAFGVSLMSSESSLQLLQDHPCLMELLSHVLKPQDVSPRVLSFALRLVGVFAAQEDCFEYLQQGELLLGLFGESGAPGWAAWSIPSVRSGWIQGLCYLAHHPSALHFLADSGAVDTLFSLQGDPSLFVASAASQLLVHILALSMQGGAPGSPVPEAAAWPMCAQKIVNHVDESLHAKATPQVTQALNVLTTTFGRCHNPWTGVLWERLSPPVARLFERDPIPAVHALMDLLLSVARSGGCGDSGSPVLNFAACGLWEMLAQTLSRLSPIQAGPLALGTLKLQHCPQELRTQAFGVLLQPLACILKATTQAPGPPGLLDGTVGSLLTVDILLASKSACVGLLCQTLAHLEELQMLPQCPSPWPQVHLLQAALTILHLCDGSADPSSSAGGRLCGTLGGCVRVQRAALDFLGTLSQGTSPLELVLEVFAVLLKTLESPESSPMVLKKAFQATLRWLQNPHKTPSSSDLSSDALLFLGELFPILQKRLCSPCWEVRDSALEFLTHLIRHWGGQADFREALRSSEVPTLALQLLQDPESYVRASAVGAAGQLSSQGLQAAPASPENSQAQQGLLMDLMHILSTDSEGFPRRAVLRVFTDWLRDGHADVVRDTEWFVATVLQAVSRDLDWEVRVQGLELARVFLTQALGQPSLHCPYTVGLPRASSPRPHPEFLQTLCRLPLFEFAFCALLDCDRPVAQKACDLLLFLRDKTVPCSSPREAGDSPNSASVEAALQRWREGEQAQPLGDLDPEAMLAILRALDLEGLQGRLAKSSDHVEKSPQSLLQDMLATVGVLEENEADCY; this comes from the exons atgtcgCACCATGCCTTTGGGGTCTCTTTAATGAGTTCAG AGTCTAGCCTCCAACTACTACAGGACCATCCCTGCTTAATGGAGCTCCTGTCCCATGTGCTGAAGCCACAGGACGTGAGCCCTAGGGTCCTCTCCTTTGCTCTGCGCCTTGTTGGGGTCTTCGCAGCCCAGGAAGACTGTTTTGAGTACCTTCAG CAGGGAGAGTTGTTGCTGGGGCTCTTTGGGGAGTCAGGTGCCCCCGGCTGGGCAGCCTGGAGCATCCCAAGTGTGCGCAGCGGCTGGATCCAGGGTCTGTGCTACCTGGCACACCACCCTAGCGCCCTGCACTTCCTGGCTGACAGTG GTGCTGTGGACACGCTCTTCTCCTTGCAGGGAGACCCCAGCCTGTTCGTCGCCTCAGCAGCCAGCCAGCTCCTAGTACATATCCTGGCTCTGTCCATGCAAGGTGGAGCCCCAGGGTCCCCCGTCCCTGAAGCTGCTGCTTGGCCTATGTGTgcccagaagattgtgaaccATGTGGATGAGTCCCTGCATGCCAAAGCCACCCCCCAGGTCACACAGGCCTTGAATGTCCTGACTACGACCTTCGGGCGCTGCCATAACCCCTGGACAGGGGTCCTCTGGGAGCGGCTAAGTCCCCCTGTTGCCCGCCTGTTTGAGAGAGACCCCATTCCAGCCGTGCACGCGCTCATGGACCTTCTTCTTAGTGTGGCCAGGTCAGGGGGCTGCGGGGACTCGGG gtcGCCTGTGTTGAATTTTGCAGCCTGTGGCCTGTGGGAGATGCTGGCCCAGACTCTGAGCCGCCTGAGCCCCATACAAGCTGGGCCTCTAGCCCTGGGGACCCTGAAACTTCAGCACTG TCCCCAGGAATTGAGGACCCAGGCCTTTGGAGTCCTCCTACAGCCACTGGCCTGTATCCTGAAAGCTACCACTCAGGCCCCTGGACCTCCAG GCTTGCTGGATGGGACTGTGGGTAGCTTGCTGACTGTGGATATACTCTTGGCTTCAAAGTCAGCCTGTGTGGGACTCCTTTGCCAGACTCTGGCTCACCTGGAGGAGctgcagatgctg CCCCAGTGCCCCTCACCCTGGCCACAGGTGCATCTGCTGCAAGCTGCTTTGACTATATTGCATCTCTGTGATGGCTCAGCGGACCCCAGCTCCAGTGCAGGAGGCCGTCTCTGTGGGACTCTGGGTGGCTGTGTTCGTGTCCAGCGAGCAGCCCTTGACTTCTTGgggaccctgtctcaggggacaA GCCCCCTGGAGTTGGTTCTGGAGGTATTTGCTGTTCTCCTGAAGACCCTGGAGAGCCCAGAGTCCAGCCCCATG GTCCTAAAGAAGGCCTTCCAGGCCACACTCAGATGGCTCCAGAACCCACACAAGACCCCCAGCAGCTCTGATCTCAGCTCCGACGCCCTGCTGTTTCTCGGAG AGCTGTTCCCCATACTACAGAAGCGCCTATGCAGCCCATGTTGGGAGGTGAGGGACTCTGCCCTGGAGTTCCTGACGCATCTGATCCGACACTGGGGAG GGCAGGCTGACTTCAGAGAGGCACTGCGTTCCTCAGAAGTACCCACACTTGCCCTCCAGCTTCTCCAAGACCCAGAGAGTTACGTCCGAGCAAGTGCCGTGGGTGCCGCTGGGCAGCTCTCCAGCCAGGGTCTGCAGGCCGCTCCCGCTAGCCCCGAGAACTCGCAGGCCCAACAG GGCCTACTCATGGACCTTATGCATATCCTGTCCACTGACTCAGAGGGCTTCCCTCGAAGGGCTGTGTTACGGGTCTTCACGGACTGGCTGAGGGATGGCCATGCTGACGTGGTTCGAGACACGGAGTGGTTCGTGGCCACTGTTCTCCAGGCAGTGAGCCGGGATCTGGACTGGGAGGTCCGAGTGCAGGGTTTGGAGCTGGCACGGGTGTTCCTCACCCAGGCACTGGGCCAGCCCAGCCTCCACTGTCCCTATACAGTGGGCCTGCCCAGGGCCTCCTCTCCCCGCCCACACCCGGAATTCTTGCAGACTCTCTGCCGTCTGCCGCTCTTTGAGTTTGCCTTTTGTGCCTTGCTTGACTGTGACCGACCGGTGGCCCAAAAGGCCTGTGACCTGCTCCTCTTCTTGAGGGACAAGACAGTTCCCTGCAGTagccctcgggaggcaggggACAGCCCCAACTCAGCCTCAGTGGAGGCTGCCCTGCAGAGGTGGCGGGAAGGAGAGCAGGCCCAGCCCCTAGGGGACCTGGATCCTGAGGCCATGCTAGCCATCCTCAGGGCCTTAGACCTGGAGGGCCTGCAGGGCAGGCTGGCCAAGAGCAGCGACCATGTGGAGAAGAGCCCACAGTCCCTGCTGCAGGACATGCTGGCCACGGTGGGTGTGTTGGAGGAGAACGAAGCTGACTGCTACTAA
- the Brat1 gene encoding BRCA1-associated ATM activator 1 isoform X8, producing MSHHAFGVSLMSSESSLQLLQDHPCLMELLSHVLKPQDVSPRVLSFALRLVGVFAAQEDCFEYLQQGELLLGLFGESGAPGWAAWSIPSVRSGWIQGLCYLAHHPSALHFLADSGAVDTLFSLQGDPSLFVASAASQLLVHILALSMQGGAPGSPVPEAAAWPMCAQKIVNHVDESLHAKATPQVTQALNVLTTTFGRCHNPWTGVLWERLSPPVARLFERDPIPAVHALMDLLLSVARSPVLNFAACGLWEMLAQTLSRLSPIQAGPLALGTLKLQHCPQELRTQAFGVLLQPLACILKATTQAPGPPGLLDGTVGSLLTVDILLASKSACVGLLCQTLAHLEELQMLPQCPSPWPQVHLLQAALTILHLCDGSADPSSSAGGRLCGTLGGCVRVQRAALDFLGTLSQGTSPLELVLEVFAVLLKTLESPESSPMVLKKAFQATLRWLQNPHKTPSSSDLSSDALLFLGELFPILQKRLCSPCWEVRDSALEFLTHLIRHWGGQADFREALRSSEVPTLALQLLQDPESYVRASAVGAAGQLSSQGLQAAPASPENSQAQQGLLMDLMHILSTDSEGFPRRAVLRVFTDWLRDGHADVVRDTEWFVATVLQAVSRDLDWEVRVQGLELARVFLTQALGQPSLHCPYTVGLPRASSPRPHPEFLQTLCRLPLFEFAFCALLDCDRPVAQKACDLLLFLRDKTVPCSSPREAGDSPNSASVEAALQRWREGEQAQPLGDLDPEAMLAILRALDLEGLQGRLAKSSDHVEKSPQSLLQDMLATVGVLEENEADCY from the exons atgtcgCACCATGCCTTTGGGGTCTCTTTAATGAGTTCAG AGTCTAGCCTCCAACTACTACAGGACCATCCCTGCTTAATGGAGCTCCTGTCCCATGTGCTGAAGCCACAGGACGTGAGCCCTAGGGTCCTCTCCTTTGCTCTGCGCCTTGTTGGGGTCTTCGCAGCCCAGGAAGACTGTTTTGAGTACCTTCAG CAGGGAGAGTTGTTGCTGGGGCTCTTTGGGGAGTCAGGTGCCCCCGGCTGGGCAGCCTGGAGCATCCCAAGTGTGCGCAGCGGCTGGATCCAGGGTCTGTGCTACCTGGCACACCACCCTAGCGCCCTGCACTTCCTGGCTGACAGTG GTGCTGTGGACACGCTCTTCTCCTTGCAGGGAGACCCCAGCCTGTTCGTCGCCTCAGCAGCCAGCCAGCTCCTAGTACATATCCTGGCTCTGTCCATGCAAGGTGGAGCCCCAGGGTCCCCCGTCCCTGAAGCTGCTGCTTGGCCTATGTGTgcccagaagattgtgaaccATGTGGATGAGTCCCTGCATGCCAAAGCCACCCCCCAGGTCACACAGGCCTTGAATGTCCTGACTACGACCTTCGGGCGCTGCCATAACCCCTGGACAGGGGTCCTCTGGGAGCGGCTAAGTCCCCCTGTTGCCCGCCTGTTTGAGAGAGACCCCATTCCAGCCGTGCACGCGCTCATGGACCTTCTTCTTAGTGTGGCCAG gtcGCCTGTGTTGAATTTTGCAGCCTGTGGCCTGTGGGAGATGCTGGCCCAGACTCTGAGCCGCCTGAGCCCCATACAAGCTGGGCCTCTAGCCCTGGGGACCCTGAAACTTCAGCACTG TCCCCAGGAATTGAGGACCCAGGCCTTTGGAGTCCTCCTACAGCCACTGGCCTGTATCCTGAAAGCTACCACTCAGGCCCCTGGACCTCCAG GCTTGCTGGATGGGACTGTGGGTAGCTTGCTGACTGTGGATATACTCTTGGCTTCAAAGTCAGCCTGTGTGGGACTCCTTTGCCAGACTCTGGCTCACCTGGAGGAGctgcagatgctg CCCCAGTGCCCCTCACCCTGGCCACAGGTGCATCTGCTGCAAGCTGCTTTGACTATATTGCATCTCTGTGATGGCTCAGCGGACCCCAGCTCCAGTGCAGGAGGCCGTCTCTGTGGGACTCTGGGTGGCTGTGTTCGTGTCCAGCGAGCAGCCCTTGACTTCTTGgggaccctgtctcaggggacaA GCCCCCTGGAGTTGGTTCTGGAGGTATTTGCTGTTCTCCTGAAGACCCTGGAGAGCCCAGAGTCCAGCCCCATG GTCCTAAAGAAGGCCTTCCAGGCCACACTCAGATGGCTCCAGAACCCACACAAGACCCCCAGCAGCTCTGATCTCAGCTCCGACGCCCTGCTGTTTCTCGGAG AGCTGTTCCCCATACTACAGAAGCGCCTATGCAGCCCATGTTGGGAGGTGAGGGACTCTGCCCTGGAGTTCCTGACGCATCTGATCCGACACTGGGGAG GGCAGGCTGACTTCAGAGAGGCACTGCGTTCCTCAGAAGTACCCACACTTGCCCTCCAGCTTCTCCAAGACCCAGAGAGTTACGTCCGAGCAAGTGCCGTGGGTGCCGCTGGGCAGCTCTCCAGCCAGGGTCTGCAGGCCGCTCCCGCTAGCCCCGAGAACTCGCAGGCCCAACAG GGCCTACTCATGGACCTTATGCATATCCTGTCCACTGACTCAGAGGGCTTCCCTCGAAGGGCTGTGTTACGGGTCTTCACGGACTGGCTGAGGGATGGCCATGCTGACGTGGTTCGAGACACGGAGTGGTTCGTGGCCACTGTTCTCCAGGCAGTGAGCCGGGATCTGGACTGGGAGGTCCGAGTGCAGGGTTTGGAGCTGGCACGGGTGTTCCTCACCCAGGCACTGGGCCAGCCCAGCCTCCACTGTCCCTATACAGTGGGCCTGCCCAGGGCCTCCTCTCCCCGCCCACACCCGGAATTCTTGCAGACTCTCTGCCGTCTGCCGCTCTTTGAGTTTGCCTTTTGTGCCTTGCTTGACTGTGACCGACCGGTGGCCCAAAAGGCCTGTGACCTGCTCCTCTTCTTGAGGGACAAGACAGTTCCCTGCAGTagccctcgggaggcaggggACAGCCCCAACTCAGCCTCAGTGGAGGCTGCCCTGCAGAGGTGGCGGGAAGGAGAGCAGGCCCAGCCCCTAGGGGACCTGGATCCTGAGGCCATGCTAGCCATCCTCAGGGCCTTAGACCTGGAGGGCCTGCAGGGCAGGCTGGCCAAGAGCAGCGACCATGTGGAGAAGAGCCCACAGTCCCTGCTGCAGGACATGCTGGCCACGGTGGGTGTGTTGGAGGAGAACGAAGCTGACTGCTACTAA
- the Brat1 gene encoding BRCA1-associated ATM activator 1 isoform X9: protein MLPQCPSPWPQVHLLQAALTILHLCDGSADPSSSAGGRLCGTLGGCVRVQRAALDFLGTLSQGTSPLELVLEVFAVLLKTLESPESSPMVLKKAFQATLRWLQNPHKTPSSSDLSSDALLFLGELFPILQKRLCSPCWEVRDSALEFLTHLIRHWGGQADFREALRSSEVPTLALQLLQDPESYVRASAVGAAGQLSSQGLQAAPASPENSQAQQGLLMDLMHILSTDSEGFPRRAVLRVFTDWLRDGHADVVRDTEWFVATVLQAVSRDLDWEVRVQGLELARVFLTQALGQPSLHCPYTVGLPRASSPRPHPEFLQTLCRLPLFEFAFCALLDCDRPVAQKACDLLLFLRDKTVPCSSPREAGDSPNSASVEAALQRWREGEQAQPLGDLDPEAMLAILRALDLEGLQGRLAKSSDHVEKSPQSLLQDMLATVGVLEENEADCY from the exons atgctg CCCCAGTGCCCCTCACCCTGGCCACAGGTGCATCTGCTGCAAGCTGCTTTGACTATATTGCATCTCTGTGATGGCTCAGCGGACCCCAGCTCCAGTGCAGGAGGCCGTCTCTGTGGGACTCTGGGTGGCTGTGTTCGTGTCCAGCGAGCAGCCCTTGACTTCTTGgggaccctgtctcaggggacaA GCCCCCTGGAGTTGGTTCTGGAGGTATTTGCTGTTCTCCTGAAGACCCTGGAGAGCCCAGAGTCCAGCCCCATG GTCCTAAAGAAGGCCTTCCAGGCCACACTCAGATGGCTCCAGAACCCACACAAGACCCCCAGCAGCTCTGATCTCAGCTCCGACGCCCTGCTGTTTCTCGGAG AGCTGTTCCCCATACTACAGAAGCGCCTATGCAGCCCATGTTGGGAGGTGAGGGACTCTGCCCTGGAGTTCCTGACGCATCTGATCCGACACTGGGGAG GGCAGGCTGACTTCAGAGAGGCACTGCGTTCCTCAGAAGTACCCACACTTGCCCTCCAGCTTCTCCAAGACCCAGAGAGTTACGTCCGAGCAAGTGCCGTGGGTGCCGCTGGGCAGCTCTCCAGCCAGGGTCTGCAGGCCGCTCCCGCTAGCCCCGAGAACTCGCAGGCCCAACAG GGCCTACTCATGGACCTTATGCATATCCTGTCCACTGACTCAGAGGGCTTCCCTCGAAGGGCTGTGTTACGGGTCTTCACGGACTGGCTGAGGGATGGCCATGCTGACGTGGTTCGAGACACGGAGTGGTTCGTGGCCACTGTTCTCCAGGCAGTGAGCCGGGATCTGGACTGGGAGGTCCGAGTGCAGGGTTTGGAGCTGGCACGGGTGTTCCTCACCCAGGCACTGGGCCAGCCCAGCCTCCACTGTCCCTATACAGTGGGCCTGCCCAGGGCCTCCTCTCCCCGCCCACACCCGGAATTCTTGCAGACTCTCTGCCGTCTGCCGCTCTTTGAGTTTGCCTTTTGTGCCTTGCTTGACTGTGACCGACCGGTGGCCCAAAAGGCCTGTGACCTGCTCCTCTTCTTGAGGGACAAGACAGTTCCCTGCAGTagccctcgggaggcaggggACAGCCCCAACTCAGCCTCAGTGGAGGCTGCCCTGCAGAGGTGGCGGGAAGGAGAGCAGGCCCAGCCCCTAGGGGACCTGGATCCTGAGGCCATGCTAGCCATCCTCAGGGCCTTAGACCTGGAGGGCCTGCAGGGCAGGCTGGCCAAGAGCAGCGACCATGTGGAGAAGAGCCCACAGTCCCTGCTGCAGGACATGCTGGCCACGGTGGGTGTGTTGGAGGAGAACGAAGCTGACTGCTACTAA